A single Pseudoalteromonas phenolica DNA region contains:
- a CDS encoding FAD-dependent monooxygenase, which translates to MQQAQVCIVGGGCVGLTLALGLAKNNINVHVIDAGSEPAPLTEQFANRVSAISLASQTLFSELGAWDDILAQRTCAYTHMDVRDKDSFGKIAFNSTELDLPELGHIIENDAIRYALFQQLKQYSSATLSFNTRYQAIHQTDTDVLITLESGMPVMAKLLVAADGANSGIRTQFKMPITFWDYGHHAIVATVKTQETHSHTARQVFLPTGPLAFLPLSDELSQSIVWSTSPEQAQHLMSLDNAEFNKALNVAIDGQCGLCEVQDDRAVFPLKMRYAQQWVNGKIALMGDAAHTIHPLAGLGMNLGLKDAALLIKLLTDSKQEFASTRVLREYERARKLDAQKHIAMMQGLKELFEGDNPLKKLIRGVGLSMVDNLGPIKTLFAKEAVGKGSAK; encoded by the coding sequence ATGCAACAAGCGCAAGTATGTATTGTCGGTGGCGGCTGTGTAGGCCTTACTTTGGCGTTAGGTCTGGCAAAAAATAACATTAATGTACACGTGATTGATGCGGGCAGTGAGCCTGCACCACTTACTGAGCAGTTTGCTAATCGTGTGAGTGCCATCAGTCTTGCCAGTCAAACGTTATTTTCTGAGCTAGGTGCATGGGATGATATTTTAGCGCAGCGCACCTGTGCCTATACGCATATGGATGTCAGAGATAAAGACAGTTTTGGCAAAATTGCGTTTAACAGCACCGAGCTAGATTTACCTGAGCTTGGCCACATCATTGAAAATGATGCCATTCGTTATGCGCTGTTTCAGCAGTTAAAACAGTATTCATCTGCAACGCTTAGCTTTAATACTCGTTATCAAGCTATTCATCAAACCGACACTGACGTGTTAATCACCTTAGAATCCGGCATGCCAGTTATGGCGAAGCTATTAGTTGCAGCAGATGGGGCAAATTCGGGTATTCGTACTCAGTTTAAAATGCCCATTACCTTTTGGGACTACGGCCACCACGCCATCGTCGCAACGGTTAAGACGCAAGAGACGCACAGCCACACTGCAAGACAAGTATTTTTACCAACTGGTCCTTTGGCGTTTTTACCGCTGAGTGATGAACTTAGTCAATCAATCGTGTGGTCAACCTCACCTGAACAAGCACAGCATTTGATGTCATTAGACAACGCTGAGTTTAATAAAGCATTGAATGTCGCCATCGACGGTCAATGTGGTTTATGCGAAGTACAAGATGACCGAGCAGTGTTCCCACTGAAAATGCGTTACGCCCAACAGTGGGTAAACGGCAAAATTGCGTTGATGGGTGATGCTGCACACACCATTCACCCGCTGGCTGGGTTAGGTATGAACCTAGGTCTTAAAGATGCGGCTCTATTAATTAAACTACTCACCGACAGCAAGCAAGAATTTGCCAGCACACGCGTGCTGCGTGAATACGAACGTGCCCGTAAACTTGATGCGCAAAAGCACATTGCCATGATGCAAGGTTTAAAAGAGTTGTTTGAAGGCGATAACCCGTTGAAGAAGCTGATCCGCGGTGTTGGCTTGAGTATGGTTGATAACTTAGGGCCGATTAAAACCCTGTTTGCCAAAGAGGCTGTTGGGAAAGGTAGTGCAAAATAG
- a CDS encoding LysR family transcriptional regulator — protein sequence MKNLSNDGLRTFVTVVELGGFAKAGELLGLSQPAVSLQIKRLEEMLGCRLFKKQGQRQVINQYGELLLPLAKQMLQQNDAILQQFTSESVTGKVRLGIPSEFAARILPSIIGDFVSLYPDVALEVKSRLSKHLLSVSRQDQFDLVLALNEELNSDQFPVFMQDQLVWVGNLNLAKNDVVTLVTAPEGCIYRRRAIEALQQAGLKYRIVYSNADLTGLIAAIKEDLGVTVLAKSTVPSDLNYQSHTPNLPELGQIGICLVKNSPESVHAVDKLAEFIELRLG from the coding sequence ATGAAGAACTTATCGAACGACGGCTTACGCACATTTGTTACTGTGGTTGAATTAGGTGGCTTTGCCAAGGCCGGTGAACTGCTGGGATTATCGCAACCTGCGGTGTCATTACAAATTAAACGACTCGAAGAAATGCTCGGCTGTCGGCTGTTTAAAAAACAAGGTCAAAGACAAGTTATCAATCAATATGGCGAGCTTTTGCTGCCGCTGGCTAAACAAATGCTGCAACAAAACGACGCCATTTTACAGCAGTTCACCTCTGAAAGTGTGACCGGTAAAGTGCGCCTAGGTATTCCAAGTGAATTTGCAGCGCGCATTCTGCCGTCTATTATTGGCGACTTTGTTTCTCTTTATCCTGATGTGGCCCTCGAAGTGAAGTCACGTTTGAGTAAGCATTTGTTGTCTGTCTCGCGCCAAGATCAATTCGATTTAGTGTTGGCACTGAATGAAGAGCTTAATTCAGATCAGTTCCCTGTGTTTATGCAAGACCAACTGGTATGGGTCGGTAATTTAAACCTCGCCAAGAACGATGTAGTGACTTTGGTCACCGCACCTGAGGGCTGTATCTACCGCCGCCGCGCCATCGAAGCCCTTCAACAAGCCGGATTAAAATACCGTATTGTTTACAGCAACGCCGATTTAACCGGTTTAATCGCCGCGATTAAAGAAGACCTAGGCGTCACCGTGCTAGCCAAAAGCACCGTACCAAGCGATTTAAACTACCAATCACATACCCCTAACCTACCCGAGCTAGGCCAAATTGGTATTTGCTTGGTAAAAAATTCACCCGAATCTGTGCATGCGGTGGATAAGTTAGCTGAGTTTATTGAGTTGAGATTGGGGTAA